In the Malaya genurostris strain Urasoe2022 chromosome 1, Malgen_1.1, whole genome shotgun sequence genome, one interval contains:
- the LOC131430029 gene encoding uncharacterized protein LOC131430029 encodes MNGFSRLVKVLLSARVSSVLLEMCREVIVAFFLCLVLSVCAEVPESSVAAVTPQTSDRPVMNNPAYDPTIYHKFVPQDAVQQYVHSYTGHNYPVGSSQVYGGSPYDSTAFATIPSKGFEGYLVPVAPIAERRTIFDSFRSVIPSARSVASFIGQVVSLVLGSAGVVGLGTLLTAVLCFFTPFCTLSFRTARAFGLGDATQQVLTTIGEQVTADRVKRAAELVKVAIDKFQHLNQVVRDSSERRAAAGRV; translated from the coding sequence ATGAATGGGTTCAGTCGGTTAGTAAAAGTCCTGTTGTCAGCACGTGTCTCATCGGTGCTCTTAGAAATGTGTCGTGAAGTGATTGTAGCTTTCTTTCTATGTTTGGTGCTAAGTGTTTGCGCCGAGGTTCCGGAGTCCTCGGTGGCGGCTGTGACTCCACAAACCAGTGACCGACCCGTGATGAACAATCCAGCCTACGATCCAACCATCTATCACAAATTCGTTCCGCAGGATGCCGTTCAGCAGTACGTTCATTCCTACACCGGTCACAACTATCCGGTTGGCAGTAGTCAAGTCTACGGAGGATCACCGTATGATTCGACCGCATTTGCCACCATTCCGTCGAAAGGATTCGAAGGCTATCTCGTCCCGGTGGCTCCGATAGCAGAACGCCGCACCATCTTCGACTCGTTCCGCTCGGTGATTCCTTCGGCCCGGTCGGTGGCTTCGTTCATCGGTCAGGTTGTCTCTCTGGTGCTAGGTTCGGCCGGGGTAGTCGGATTGGGAACACTACTCACGGCGGTACTTTGCTTCTTCACCCCATTCTGTACGCTGTCGTTCCGGACCGCAAGAGCATTCGGACTCGGTGATGCTACCCAGCAGGTATTGACCACCATCGGCGAACAGGTGACCGCGGATCGAGTCAAACGGGCGGCCGAATTGGTCAAAGTGGCAATCGATAAGTTCCAACATCTGAATCAAGTTGTGCGGGATTCCAGCGAAAGAAGGGCGGCGGCTGGGAGAGTTTAG